The stretch of DNA ACGGCGCGGAGGCCGCCGGTGAGGGGCTGGATGCGCGCCACGCCGCCACGCTCACCGCCGGCTCGCCCGGCGTACTCCACGGCGCGATGAGCTATCTGCTGCAGGATACCGAAGGCCAGGTCGAGATCGCCCACTCCATCTCCGCCGGCCTCGACTACCCCGGCGTCGGCCCCGAACACGCATACCTGAAGGATCTGCGCCGCGTGACCTACCATGCCGTGACGGATGCCGAGGCGCTGGCCGGCGTCCAGACGCTCGCGCGCACCGAAGGCATCATCCCCGCGCTCGAAACGGCCCATGCCGTCGCCGCCCTCGACCGGATCGCGCCGGCGCTGGACCGCCGGCAGGTCGTGGTGGTCAACTGCTCCGGCCGCGGCGACAAAGACATGGATACCATCGCTACCCACCTGTTCACGCCCTGAAGCACACACCCCGCCATGCATCCATCCACCACCCTTCGCGCCGCCATCGAGGCGGCCGGCTCCCGGGGCGAAAAAGCCATGGGGCTGTTTCTAACCAACGGCTTCCCGGATCCGCAAAGCACGCTCCCCATCCTCCAGGCGGCCGATGAAGCCGGCGCGGACTTCATCGAACTCGGCATGCCGTTCAGCGACCCGCTCGCCGAAGGCCTGCCCATCCAGCGCTCCAGCGAGCGGGCCCTCCGCCACGGCATCCGGATGCGCGACGCGTTTACCCTCGCGGAAGCCTTCCGCCGGCAGAGCGCGACGCCGCTCGTCCTGATGGGCTACATCAACCCGATCTTGCGCTACGGCGTGGGCAACTTTTGCAGGGACGCGCGCTCTTCAGGAGTAAACGGATTGATTTTGCCGGATCTCCCACCCGAAGAACGCGCCATCGTCGCCGACGAAGCCCGGGCCCAGGGGCTGGATTTTATCTGCCTGGTGGCGCCCAACACGCCGGATGAGCGCATCGCCACCGTTGACGCGGCCTCGAGCGGCTTCGTCTACGCCGTCTCGATGACCGGCCTGACCGGCACCGAAATCGGCGGCATGGACACCGTACAGAGCTACCTGGCGCGCGCCCGTCGGCTCGTCACCCGCAACCCCCTGCTGGTCGGGTTCGGCATCAAAACGCACGCCGACGCGATGCGTCTGTCCGCCCACACCGATGGGTTCATCGTAGGCTCCGCGCTGATCGAATGCGCCCAGCGCGCGTGGGACGATCCGGCGCTGGCGCCGGCCGAACGCCTCCAATCGATCCGGTCCTTTGTCCGCGCGCTTAAATACGGCGATTCGGAAACCTGAGCGCCAACATCTACATTAGCTCTATGCGAACTTCGACGACCTCCATCTTGCCCGATATGCCTGTTACGATGTCCTTTTTATCCCCTATGCGGTGGCATCTCCTGGCCCTGTTCCTGCTGCTCGCCGGCACCGGCTGCAACCCGTCGGGCGATTACCGTCCGCGCGCCACCGGCCCCGAAGGCAAGATCACCATCGCCATCGATTCCCTGCAGTGGCAGGGCCCGATCGGCGACGCCCTCCGCGAGACGCTCGGTGGGCCCATCATGACGCTGCCGGCCCCCGAGCCTGCCTTCGACATCGAGCAGATCTCCATTGCATCCGACCTGCTGTTCGAGCAGATGAAGAAGCAGAAGAACGTGGTCATCGTCGCCCCGCTGAGCGACACCACGGCCGAAGCCAAATTCCTGCAGGCCCGTTTCGGGGAAGGCGTCGAAGATTTCATCAGCTCGGGGAAGAGCGCCGTCGTCTCCCGCGAAGACCTGTGGCGCCGCGATCAGATGGTCGTCTACATCGCAGCAGCCACACCGGACAGCGTGGCCGCCGCCATACGCGACAAATCGGAGGACCTCCTGTATGTCTTCAACAAGATCACGCGCGAACGGACCACGGTAGAGATGTTCGAGAAAGGCCGGCAGAAGGATATCGAGGATCGGTTGATGGAGAAACACGGCTTCGCCGTGAACGGACAACACGACTATTACATCGCCGTCGACACCACGCGCTTTGTGTGGATGCGCCGCGTGATTTCGGCGGAGACCTGGCGCAGCCTTTTCATCTACTACGAGGAAAACGCCGAGCCGTCCGACCTCTCGGCCGAATGGATCTACGCCCGGCGCGACTCACTCACGCGGCAGTACCTCCAGGGGACCGAAGCCGGCTTCGTGGAGATCGATCACCGCCGGCCGCTGTTCACCGAGAACATCAACTTTCTCGACCGTTACGGGTTTGAGACGCGCGGTCTCTGGCAGATGGTTTTCGAGCAACCCGACGGCCAGAAGGTTCAGCTCGGGATGGGCGGATCGTTCGTCACCTACGCCTTCTATGACCAGGGATCCGGCCGCAACTACCTGATCGACGGGATGATCTTCGCCCCCGGCTACGAGAAGCGCGAGTTTCTCCGCCAGATGGAGGTCATCGCGCATACCTTCCGCACGGCCGACCAGAGCGGCGAAGCGCTCGCCGCCCTGACGCGCTGAACGCCCGCCGAAGCCGGCCTGCATCCCGTTTTACCGTATCCAGCACCCAGCACACCCGTCATCCACCGATGTCCTCTCCCCTAGAAGCCGCCGCAACCACCCGAACCGAGATCGACGAAACCCAGGGACACATGCTCCGCCTCGGCCTCCCCAAAGGGAGCCTGCAGGACGCGACCTTCGAACTGCTCAGCAAGGCCAGCTTCCATTTTCGCATTGGCGATCGCGCCTACGTCCCCTCCATCGACGACGACGAACTCTCCGCGATGCTCGTCCGGGCGCAGGAGATGGCGCGGTATGTGGAAGACGGTGTCTTCGACGCCGGCATCACCGGCAAGGACTGGGTGATCGAGACGGATGCGGACGTCGTGACGGTGTCCGACCTCATCTATTCCAAACGCAGTATGCGCCCCGTGCGCTGGGTCCTGGCCGTGCCGGAAGAATCCCAGATCGAATCGGTATACGATCTCGAGGGCAAGCGCATCGCGACGGAAGTGGTCAACATCACGCGCAAGTGGCTCGCCGAACACGGCGTGAACGCCGAAGTCGAGTTCTCCTGGGGCGCCACGGAAGTGAAATGCCCGGAGCTGGTCGATGCGATCGTGGAGGTGACGGAGACCGGTTCGTCGCTGCGGGCAAACAATCTGCGCATCGCGCAGGTGTTGCTCGAATCCAACACGCAATTAATCGCAAACAAGGCCGCCTGGAACGACCCGTGGAAGCGACGCAAGATCGAAAACATCGCCATGCTGATGGAGGGCGCG from Rhodothermales bacterium encodes:
- the trpA gene encoding tryptophan synthase subunit alpha; this translates as MHPSTTLRAAIEAAGSRGEKAMGLFLTNGFPDPQSTLPILQAADEAGADFIELGMPFSDPLAEGLPIQRSSERALRHGIRMRDAFTLAEAFRRQSATPLVLMGYINPILRYGVGNFCRDARSSGVNGLILPDLPPEERAIVADEARAQGLDFICLVAPNTPDERIATVDAASSGFVYAVSMTGLTGTEIGGMDTVQSYLARARRLVTRNPLLVGFGIKTHADAMRLSAHTDGFIVGSALIECAQRAWDDPALAPAERLQSIRSFVRALKYGDSET
- a CDS encoding DUF4837 family protein, whose translation is MRWHLLALFLLLAGTGCNPSGDYRPRATGPEGKITIAIDSLQWQGPIGDALRETLGGPIMTLPAPEPAFDIEQISIASDLLFEQMKKQKNVVIVAPLSDTTAEAKFLQARFGEGVEDFISSGKSAVVSREDLWRRDQMVVYIAAATPDSVAAAIRDKSEDLLYVFNKITRERTTVEMFEKGRQKDIEDRLMEKHGFAVNGQHDYYIAVDTTRFVWMRRVISAETWRSLFIYYEENAEPSDLSAEWIYARRDSLTRQYLQGTEAGFVEIDHRRPLFTENINFLDRYGFETRGLWQMVFEQPDGQKVQLGMGGSFVTYAFYDQGSGRNYLIDGMIFAPGYEKREFLRQMEVIAHTFRTADQSGEALAALTR
- the hisG gene encoding ATP phosphoribosyltransferase; the protein is MSSPLEAAATTRTEIDETQGHMLRLGLPKGSLQDATFELLSKASFHFRIGDRAYVPSIDDDELSAMLVRAQEMARYVEDGVFDAGITGKDWVIETDADVVTVSDLIYSKRSMRPVRWVLAVPEESQIESVYDLEGKRIATEVVNITRKWLAEHGVNAEVEFSWGATEVKCPELVDAIVEVTETGSSLRANNLRIAQVLLESNTQLIANKAAWNDPWKRRKIENIAMLMEGAIRAEGRVGMKMNARREDVSKIVALLPALRMPTVAPLAMGEEWVAIETVVEEKTVRDLIPRLKHAGAEGIIEFALNKIIP